The genomic stretch TCAACTGGATGTGCCGCGGCACAATGCGAGTCTTCTTGTTGTCCCGCGCCGCACTGCCCGCCAACTCCAGCACCTGAAGAAAACATCAACAGCGGGCATCGATCATCGTGAATCGATTCGACAAGAATTCCCCTTTTGAACCCTAAACTGTGAAAGGAAACTTAAGAAACGCAAGCTTCAGCTGCGAGGTACTCCAGCACGGCGGCAAGGTAGACCGGGGCGCCGGCGCCAACTAGCTCGGCGTACTTGCCGGCCTTTAAGAACTGCACGATCCGGCCGACGGGAACTGGAGGCCAGCCATGCTACTCCTAGAAGTCCCCTTCTTCGCAGCCCCGGAGTCCCGGACGCCGGCAGCTATTGCTTCGCTTATAGCTGATCCCGGAGCACACGGATCGGGAATCAGGACCGTCAGATGTGATTGGTATCGGACGGGTAGGATTAAATGTTATCTGAGTTAGCATCGTACAAAAATcaatttgttatttttattattatcataaaTTGATAAAACATATTCATTAGATTTTGCTGATTTTGCCCCACCGCCGATGACATACACCGGCTGATAACTACACCGCCGGCGACGATCATTTATTTTTAACACACCAATTCGCGATCCATAAAACCACGTACAGAAGAAAAGAGAGACAGCACCTAAATGACATGGTAGTCGAGAAATGGGAGCCAGTTTGGGTCTCCGATGGAGGTGAAGAAGAGGTAGATGACGGAGTCGTCACGCACACCGGCCTCGGCGAGGGCAGAGCCGTCGTCAGCCAGCAGGCGGCCATTGCCGAGCACGAGAAGCACATGCTGCTCCAGTGGCATCTTCTCCTCTCCAACGACGGCGATGGCCTTCTTCAAGTTCCCCACCGTGGCATCCTTCTCCACCTAGCTCGACGTGGAACAACCTCCCAGTTAGCATCTCCACCAAAACCTTCATCCTTTCCTTGCCTTCTCTTCTCTTTTTGCAGAGCCGTTCATCACTTGTATTGGCAGCATTTTATAGGGTTTGTCGATTGTCGAACGCAGCGGACACGGTCGGCCCCTGAAACCAAGACAGGGAGATTAAAATCGTGTCTTTGCTCTTTTGGGCacataaaaatcaaaattttaagtaGCCGCCGTGAATTCCTCCCAAGCTTGTGCTAATGTTAAAAGTGCCCGCCTTTTTCAAGTAACAAAGTATCCCTCTTTTGCCTATTGGAATTATATCAAAAAGGcgcttattttatttttcctattttttccgTCTCAAAAATATCTTTATTCTAATATACTATTATAGCAGCAAAAACTATAATTATTCCAATATAttgaaataaattattaaaactaTAATCAAAATCCCAAAttagaaatacataaaaaaaatatgagtttATGAAAAATATCTTTATGCGATTAATACTAGATCTTAAAAATAAATTGAGGACTTAAGCCCAATATTATATCATTATGgatatatatgattttttttctaacataaatcaacttaatattatttttagtcgAACTTGATCAATCTCATAAAACTCTAAAAAAGAAGAAATCTGATGAACTTCTGGAAAAGAATAGCATTAATGTACATGTTTTGAATCTGATGAAATCTGATGAAATTCTGATCAATCGTAAAACACTTAAGAGAACAAATAAAAGAATATTGAGAGATAAATATTCTAAAGATAAATCTTTAAATATACATAAGTGTAGTTTATCCAATAAACAAATTAGAAAAGCAGACCATCTATTTTCAAGATAAGTAGGACAAAACCCAAAGCCGAGACATCATCAAACTTCCTTCCTATTAAAACAGGAATTATATTGCTGTCTAATATaccaaagaaaatttatttaatattatatcTTAATTTTGAGGATATTTTATTGCTAGCTATTTGCTcgtgttaaaatttatttttttgaaataaatattataCTACTTTATTCTGGCAATTCAATCTGGCCGAAAATGTGTCGAGGTGAGAGGAATTGTGGGAAGAAGATCGAGTGAAATTAGGAGGAAATAGTCTCGAAAATTCCTTTCACCACAAACTCCATGAGAAAGAAGTGGAGAACAACACTACTTAAAGAGGCAATCGAAGAACACcctgaaaaaataataataattattttcaggaaaaaaaaacaaatttaatgGCACAAGAaaccagaggagaagaagagaagatcaaagaagtggtggaggaagagaCGACGACGGAGGCGGGTGCTCTGAGCCCGAGGTTTAAGCTGAATGTCCACGCGCCGGAGTTCGTGCCGCGGTCGCACTTGCCGGCGGTCGCCACCGCGCCGCCGTCTTCCTTACCAGGAGGGTGCTTCTACCCCTACCTCCAGTTCTTCAACGGCGgcaacggcggcggcggcggcggctcaTTGGGACCAGAATGGTTCTACTTCGCAGACCAAGAATCCACTCACTTCGTTCCGGATTTCTACGGCAAAGGCGCAGCAGCAAGCCCGAAGAACAGCAGCGATCTAGCTCAAAAGATAGTAAAGCAGGTTCTGATCATTTTGTGACTTATTAAAAAAGTATACATGTTTAAATGATTTTTGCAATCCGAATCACAGGTGGAGTACCAGTTCAGCGATACCAATCTGGTTGCAAATGATTTCCTGATGAAGATTATGAACAAAGATCCAGAAGGATATGGtgaatatatatacatacattttGATTTTTCAGTTACATATTATTTCAAttggtctaattaaatgatcatATATAATTTTCTTGATTCAGTGCCAATGTCAGTGGTTGCTTCTTGGAAAAAGATAAAAGCTCTTGATGTCAATAACTACACGCTCATTAAAGCCCTCAAGACCTCCTCTAAGCTAGTGAGGATTTAACTTCTTTTCAAATCTTTTATACCATTTTAATGAGTATATATAGAATTTCATGTTAATTTTTTAGGTTCTTAGCGAGGATGGCAAGAAGATCAAACGCAAGCAACTTTTCACTGAAAGAGACAAAGAGGAGCTCCAAGTAAGCAATGGAAAatatatatttcattatttttatttttttatgcaatattattgattcttcttcttcttcttcttcactttttTGTAGTCTCGTACTGTTGTGGTAGAGAATCTGCCAGAGGATTACTCGCGCCAGAACCTTGAAAAAATATTCAGCGTCGCTGGGTGGTAAACATAAATCGATCTTCTTCATCATTTAAAATAGGGGGGAAAATgaatcataatcatgatgattttGATCTTTACTAGCGTGAAGAACATCAGGATATGCCATCCTCAGGAGCCAAACTCAGCGAGAAGCTCCAAGAATGATGTGCTGATCAGCAATAAGGTATTCGTGTTTAATGGTTTTCGATCTCTTCAAAATGACTGTGAATTAATTTTCTGAATGAAGCTGCATGCGCTGGTGGAGTACGAGAGCACGGATCAAGCTGAGAAGGCGGTATGAGTCGATTGACAGATTGTTGTTGGAGCATTAATTGAGAAGGCCATTAGATGTTCTTCGTTGATTATGCAGGTCGAGAAGTTGAACGATGAGAGGAACTGGAGAAAGGGCCTTCGAGTGAGAACGATGCTACGATGCTCTGTAATCtcttctccattttcttcttcttcttcttcttttttgggataatttttaacaatgaaatttacAACTCTGTGTGCAGCCAAAATCTGTGATCAGAAACAAGAAGCTGGACTTCGATCACTTCGACATATTCTCCGACGATGAACAGTCGTCCTCTTCCCAAACTCTGGCCGGGTCTCCTCGCGGCGATCAAGTGCCCCCCGATCACAGCGTAAGTCTGACTAGCTCGGTGCTGCTTGCGGCGGCGGCCGCCGCGGACTGACTCCTTTACTTTGGCGCAGAACGAGGAGAGCCAGAACGGGGCTCGAAAAGGCTGGGGGAGGGGGCGAGGAGGCAAGGCGCTGGGGCAGGGCGGCGGCCAAGCAGGGGAGGCAATGAGCAAGCTATGCTGCCCGCAAAGCCCCCGGATGCCCGACGGCACGCGCGGGTTTACGATGGGGCGGGGGAAGCCGTCTCCGGCGACGACGAGTACTCTTGGTCCCGTCGGGCCATGAGGAtgaccggtcggccggccggcgCTAGCTGCAGCTTTTGCTCTGGGAGGCCAGCTAGCTAGCTGTTTGTAATCACTAGCTGATGCAGTAACTGAAGTAGAAGTATAGATCTGATATCATGATCTTGATCTGAACTGCTCTTTTTGAATaatttgatcgatcgatcgatccgttTGTATTACGAGAGTTTTCACAAGCTACACTTTGCTAATAAATTTGTACTTGAATCAGCTGCATGGTGATGAAGTTAGTCTTTTGTTTCTTAGGGGAATcagaatcaaaatcaaaatcaaatttgagCAGCTTGGAAAAAGAAATATCCGTCTTGTATTCGATATTTCGAGAATGTTTTCGAGCGAAATGAAAGCATGTATAAGGTTATTAGGTTTCAGATTATTAGATATAAGTTTAATATGTAGTATTTTTTTAGTCCAATTTATTATTATCTACGGGTTGATAACAAATTTCATTCCTATATAAGGAAGAGATCTCCGTTGAATTAGAGCATTTGATAGAATCCTCATTCCCCATTGATAAGTGTTTGTGGTACCGTTACCCTAAATCCCTTAGAAGATTTCTCTTCAATtgattctacttcttcttcttcctgaaaGATATTGGATTCTTAGATGATGCTATAGGACAAGGGCAATTATGTTATTTATCATTGTTCTTATATTTTACTTTGTTATGTCATGCTAATTGTTTAAACTAGATGATGGAttgtattttttgatttcatgacAATAGAGTTTAGGTTCTTTGTCGATCTTTTGTTTTAGGTTTTCCTAACTTGTGATCGTTGAAACTCTTGTattgaaaacctaggaaagattTGGGTTTTCATGTTTTTCATGTTCTTCACAAAGAACACGAAGAATAGCAGTGAACCACCATTTTCTTTGTCTAAAATCGTCGCGTTTGATCTAATTTTAGGTTAAATCATAATGGTGTAATTGATTGCCTTGGTCAGACAATTGATTACCAAGCTTAAGTTTACTAACATAATTGATGGAAATCAATTGACCCAATAGATTCAGttgatatcaatcgattagtgaaTTTTACCAATCCATTAGGACGTTTAGATCGAATAAAAGGACGATTTACAATCGATTACATGGTTCGATCAGACACAAAAGCGATTGGGATCGATCAAGTCAATTGATTGAAGTTATTTTAACAATCGATGGATAGCTTTAAGTCATGATAAATTCTTGCCGTCAATcgattaagattttttttctaataaaTTACAACGTTAAATCACAACAAATTTATCTGTTCAGTTAAAGTTCCTTGGATTTTCTTAGGTCAATTTACATACATGCTACTAAATTAAACTAATGTGTAGACCCAAAAGAAGGCGCATTAGGTAGATTTAGT from Zingiber officinale cultivar Zhangliang chromosome 5B, Zo_v1.1, whole genome shotgun sequence encodes the following:
- the LOC121987169 gene encoding la-related protein 6C-like, with the protein product MAQETRGEEEKIKEVVEEETTTEAGALSPRFKLNVHAPEFVPRSHLPAVATAPPSSLPGGCFYPYLQFFNGGNGGGGGGSLGPEWFYFADQESTHFVPDFYGKGAAASPKNSSDLAQKIVKQVEYQFSDTNLVANDFLMKIMNKDPEGYVPMSVVASWKKIKALDVNNYTLIKALKTSSKLVLSEDGKKIKRKQLFTERDKEELQSRTVVVENLPEDYSRQNLEKIFSVAGCVKNIRICHPQEPNSARSSKNDVLISNKLHALVEYESTDQAEKAVEKLNDERNWRKGLRVRTMLRCSPKSVIRNKKLDFDHFDIFSDDEQSSSSQTLAGSPRGDQVPPDHSNEESQNGARKGWGRGRGGKALGQGGGQAGEAMSKLCCPQSPRMPDGTRGFTMGRGKPSPATTSTLGPVGP